The genomic window GACGATCGTGGGTGTGGGCATGAGTCGGTTTCTCAGTGAGGGGAATATGGGGACAAACAGTGCAATGGCATTCAGGCAGTGACGGTTTGGGGGCAATCCGTCTTGCGGCGTCCCCACATCGTTTCACCTAGAAATTTGAGTGACTGGTCTAGCAGACGCGAGCTTTCCCTCCGCTCGCACGATACCAGGCCGTTTAATACCGGCAGCTTCTCCGCCCAATGCTGTATCGCGGTGGCAAAGGCGGATTGCGGATATTCGTGGACAAGTGGATTACCAATGTTTAAAGACGCGGTAATGGCTACTGGGTCATCAGGAATGCAGACCAACTCGGTGATCTCCAGCAGTTTGCAAACTGCTTTCACCGGCAGTTCGCTGATATGGCCGCTGCGCATGGCAACCACGTGCAGATCGATGTGAGACGAGTGATTGGCTTGTAAAAATCGCAGCGTCTCTTTGGCACGTGCCAAAGAGACAATATCGAGACGGGTCGTCACCAGCACGGCATCACTCAACGCCAATGCTCGTAACTGCCCCGCATGAATCGCATCATCGGTATTGACCACAGTGCAGGGCCGCGACGCCTTCAGATAGCGGAGAATCGGCCGGCACAACGAAGCATGTACGTTGTTCAGACGACTGAACATTTTGGGACTCGCCAACAGACGGATCCCCGTGGCGTGAGCGGCTAGCGTTTGCTCGATCATCGATTCGTCAACCCCTTGCTTCTGGGTCAACAAGGCATACAGCGTATGCGTGGGGGCGAGCTTTAACATCGTCGCCAGATCTCCGCCGCGCAGATGCAAGTCGATCAAGCCGCAATCCCCGGTGCAGCGGGCGATGGTTGCCGCCAAATTCACCGACAACAGATTGGCGTCCCCAAGATCTCCGCTGGGCACCACCGTGATCATTTTTCCGCTGCGACTGGTGCCCGTCTGGTCGGCCCGCAGGCGGTGCATCAGTTTGGCCAACTGGTCGCGTAAATCCGATCGCCAGATCAACGCGTCGCTAGCCCCGGCACGAAAAATCTGCAGGGTTGTTTCGCTATCGGCCAGCTGAGAGACCACGACGACCTGTAGCTGACTGACAGTCCGTAGGTGCTGCAAAACTTGCAGATGTTTCGGGCGGATCGAATGCACGGCAAGAAAACACACCCGGGGCGCATCGGATGCTTCCCACGTCCACTCCCCGGCAGACTGAAATGCTGTGATTCGCTCGCCCGGGCAATCGATTCCCAGCCCACGCAGCGATGCCTTCAGTCGCGTCGTCAGCGCATCGTCTTCTGTAATAATCCAAACTTGCATCTCAAAGTTGCCTCTGTTCGCCGGCTTTCGGTTGTTACTTGGTCCTGCTCGGTGCCGTCCCTTTGCTCTTCGCTGCAAAGTCAGGGACATTCCCAAGCGCTTGCCAGCACAAACGAAACCTAGGTCCCACTGTCGAAGCGAGGGCCAACTGGGCAGCGTTTTTCCGTTAGAGAAAACCCCTACAGAATCCCCCTAGTGAAAAGCGAAGCGTCGCTAAGTCGCATTAATGGAGGGTACGGACCCTTTGTGTCACGAGCCACTCACCAGTTCCTGCCCCCTCTTCCGGAGTGGCCCGTGCTGGCCATGGCGGACAGCATTTCGCCCGGCGGTAGGGAGACCGCCAATTCTTAAGCCATGCGGGGGGCTTATACAGACAAACATTCTGGTTCGTAGGGGTTTTCCCTATGCCGACTGGGGTGGTGGCTGCCGATGGAATAGGTAGTGGGGCGCTGTTCGAGCGCAAGTCTCGTCCGCGGGTAACACAAAGTCTTCTGTCATCATCCATGGGGTTTTGGGGTGGCTTGAGGGAGGAGGCGTGGGACCGTGGTCGAACTCGCCCCTGTGTTGGAAAGGACAACGTGAATTTGGGGCATCGATTGTGAAGCAACCTACTGTCTATCTGCTCGAAGACGACTGCGCCAGCCGTGCGTCGATCACGCAGTTTCTTCACGGCCAACGCCTGACGGTGTTTGCCTTTGCGGACCCTGGGACATTCCTTCAGAACTATGATGCCGAGGTCGCCAACTGTCTGTTGCTTCGGCTGAGGATTGCGGACACCAGCGGAAGTGCGGTGGCCCGACAAGTGGCGTCGCAAGGATACTGCCCGCCCTATATCGTGCTCAGCGAGCAGGCCGGCATTAGCGATGCGATCGAAGCGATGAAGAACGGGGCCATGGATTTTCTGGAAAAGCCAGTCAATCCTCAACAACTGTTGATGCGGATTGAGCAAGCGCTCAATGAAGACGAACGCCGGCGCAGCAATCGCACGATCCGTTCCAGCATTCGCAGTCGGATCCAGTCTTTATCTTCCCGTGAACGTGAAGTTCTGAAGCTGGTGATGGAAGGCTGCCTGACCAAGCAAATCGCCAAGCAACTCAATATCTCCACCAAAACGGTGGAAGCCCACCGTGCTAACATCGTCCGCAAAATGCATGTGTGCTCGTTCCTGCAAGTTGTCCAGATGGTCGCCATCGAGCAAACGGTTCAGAATGACGCGCCCTTCCTAGCGGTCGCCGACTCATATCTCCAGTGATTTGCGCCCCCGTCGCTACCGTCGCCAGACGGTGGGCCAATTGCGTCGTCGCTACCGTCGCCAGACGGTAGGAGCGGCCGAATCGTTGGGGGTGCGAGGGACGTGAAATCGTTCACCGCAGTTTGGATCTGAAAAAATCGCTGAAGGTCCGCAAGGCACTTCGCTTTTCCAAGAGCTTGTCAATCTCTTCGTCGGACATTTGGCCATCTTCGTCCTCGTCGACCTTTTCGAATTGGACGTCTTCATCCAAATCGATGTCTTCCCGAAGACGGTTCTGTTGATAGGTATCCTTGGCCTTGGCGATCGGATCTTCTAAACCGAAGTACTCTTCCGATGGCCGAGTACCGTCTTCGTAGCGGACGACCGAGTTCGATGGCGGCTGACTGCGTGGATAACATTTTTCTTCCCCCCACCGTCCCATCGGCCCGATCGAACGGAAGCGTTCCTCAAAGAAGAACACATTGTGCTCTTGCAGGATCGTTCCGGTTTGCAGTTCCAGCCTCGCCAGTTCCGTGTTGTACTGCGCCAATGCTTGAGCTTCGGCGCTCACACTGTTTCCCCAATCGACAATCGCTTGCAGGACCACGATGAATTGCACGATTCCCTGATTGTATTGGGCCAATTGCAGTTCAAGATTCTTGCGGGCGGCGACGCGAACCGCTTGGAAACGTTCGTACTGCGCGAAGAACTGATCGAGGTTGCGGATATTCAACGCCAACAGGTGCTGCATGTTGTGCAGGCCCTGATCCAAATTCGCGCGATCACGCTGAATGATCAACCGGCGCTGACGAAGCGATGCGCGTTCGGCGCGCAACCCCAACGGCACCGAGAAATTGATGCCCAGCGACCAGTCTTGAAAATCGCCCGCTCCGCTGCTCACGCGGTTGCCCGCCGGCGTGACGCCTTCGAGCCCATTCCAGCGATACAGTGCGATCCCATTCAATTGGGGACGGGCTTGATTGTCGGCGAGCAGCAAACGCTGTTGATCGGCTTCGAGGATCAGTTTGAGTTCAATAATATCGGGGCGTTCTCGTTGGGCCATTTCATTGATCGCAATCCAGTCCACCGCTACTTTCTGATCCAACATCGGCGTCACCGGCACCGTTCGCTGGGCTTCGTACGGAGGTAACCCAAGAATGTTCAGCAGGGCGGCTTGCCGTTGCAGCACGTTCGCTTCGGAGGCGAGCAGGCTGGCACGAAAATTCTCCAGAGCCAGTTGGGTTTGGGATAAATCTCCGGCATTGGCATCTCCGACTTCCACTCGTGCCACAGCTCGATTGTTGGCAAAGGCTGCCTGCTCCACTTGCTGCGTCCGAGCCCACAGGTCGGTCTTGGCAAAAACCAGTGCCCAGTAGGCTTCGATAACTCCTTGCACCGATTGCTGGACGGCACTCTTGTATTGAAAGTACGAACGTTCGGTGTCGATGCGTGCCAGCACAATGGGCGCTTGATTGGCAGCTCGGCCCGCGCCTTGTAGCAGCGGTTGCGTATAACTGAGTTCGGTGGCCGCTCGGTAGCTGGGGTTCAAGGGGAAAATGCCCGGCGTGATTCGATTGGAGTTGCTGTTGACTCCCAAGGCGGAAGTACCGCCCAGTAGATTGCGTTTCGACACACCTACATCCAGCCCATAGCCTTCGTTTTGGCTACCGACGATCAGGGCATTGGTCGGATCAAGCGGATCAAACACGCCACTGGGAGTTTCGATCTGGTTCCAGGTGTTGTTGACGCCCAGATTCGGGTCGAAGGCGGCCCGCTGTTGATCGATGGTGGTGTTGGTGATCGCCGCGTCGTAGATCGTACGTCCACTGCTTGATGCCGTGACGCCGCCCAGCACACGGACGACTTCCGAATTGGTCAGCGCGATGTTGATGGCATCATTCAGCGTCAAGTATCGCGACGGAGCATCGAACTGGGGGTCGACCACCGTGGCCGGCCGTGGCGTCAGCGGTACCGGGACCTGGCAGATCTGGCCGGGGCGTCGGATATCCAGACAGCGCTGTTCCGGCAGGATCGGCTGGCACGGTTCGCCAGCGGTCGCCAGCACCGACAATGTGGATGCCAGAGCAAGCAAGCAGCCAGCCCCGAGACGGCGGTAGGTCGAAATATCCATATCGTTTGGATTCGGCCGGATTTGCTGGTCGGTCCAATAGATGGCTTGCTGCCGGAATAACCGGTATCAGCGATGATACGCACCGATACAAAGTGTCGGTTTGTAACGTGTGGGCAAAGACTGCGTCCCCGACAGGCACACGGGAATCCTAATCCGCGGCGATCGGATCAAATTCCAAAGCCGCTTTTGCTAGCGTGAAGTCCTCGGTGTCCTCAACCACTTCACCGTCACGAAGCACGATCGTTCGTTTGGCATTGCGGGCGACGTTTTGATCATGCGTGACCAATATCACCGTGATCTTCTGCTGTTCGTTCAGTTCACGAAACAATTCGATCACTTCCCGGCTGGTTTTGGAATCAAGGTTGCCCGTCGGTTCATCGCCCATCAAGATCGACGGTCGGTTGACCAACGCCCGAGCGATCGCGACGCGTTGCTGTTGACCACCGGAGAGCTGACTGGGGTAATGGTGGTGGCGATCCGCCAAGCCCACTTTGTCGAGCATCTCCATGGCGCGCTGGTGGCGTTCGCGTGCCGAGATTTTTTTTCCATACATCAAGGGCAACTCGACGTTTTCGAGCGCCGACGTCCGGCTGAGCAGGTTGAAGCTCTGGAAGACAAACCCCAGTTGCCTGTTGCGTATCCTGGCTCGTTGATCTCGGTTCATCGTCACCACTTCTTCACCATCGAGCAGGTAGCTGCCGTGGGTAGGTCGATCCAAGCAACCAAGCGTGTTCATGAGAGTCGACTTGCCGCTTCCCGAGGGTCCAATCAGCGCGATGTATTCTCCCAATTCGACGTTTCGCGTGATCGAACGCAGAGCATGCACCTTGACTTCGCCAAGGTCGTAAACGCGTCGGACATCGTCCAGTTCGATCAAGGCCATTATTCGTACCGTAGCGCGTCAATGGGATCGAGTTTGCTGGCTCGACGAGCCGGGTAGTATCCGAAGAACACGCCCACAAACGCGGCGAATCCCATGGCAATAAAGGCGGCTGGAATGGAAACGACCATCGGCCATTCGGTGCCCGGCTTATAGGCGTTGATCAGCAGAGTCGCGCCCATCGAAGCCGCCGTCCCCAGCAATAACCCAATCGCCCCTCCAATACAGGACAGGACCACCGATTCGATCAGGAACTGTCGCAGGATGTCTTTGCCGCGGGCACCGATCGCCATGCGGATACCGATCTCGCGGGTTCGTTCGGTCACCGAGACCAGCATAATGTTCATAATGCCGACACCTCCCACCAGCAGAGAGATGCCAGCGATCGCGGAAAGCATCAGCGTTAAGGTTCCGGTAATGATCCCCAATGCTGCCGCGATTTCCGTAGTGTCCTGCACCCTGAAGTCGGGTTCGTCGGTCGGTGCGACTTCGTGCCGCTCGTACAGCAATGATTCAATTTGCTTGGTGGCCTTGGCCATTTGATCGGTTCCACGGGCAGAAACCATAATCAGATGCACGGTATCCATGGGTGAGCCATTAATGCGCTTGCGAACGGTTGTGTGCGGCATTAGCACGATGTCATCTTGATCCTCGCCGACCACGTTGGCTCCCTTTTTGGCCAGAATTCCGATTACTCGAAAGGGAACATTATTGACGCGAATGGTTTCATCCAGCGGATTGACCGTACGAAACAACTTGGGGATCAGCGTTTGTCCGATCACGCAGACTTTTGCGTTGGCTTCGATATCGCTGCTCGAGAAGAATGCCCCGGCTTCGAGTTCCCAGTTTCGCACGGTCAGGTAGTCGGCGCCGACACCCTGCATTTCTTTCGCATTCCAGTTTTCATTCCCATAGATGATTTGCCCTCCGGTACCAACGATCGGAGACGCCGCCAACACGGCCGGACATTCCGTACCGATCGCGTCCGCGTCGGCGGCGGTTAACGTGGGCGCGCCCGATTGGCGTACGCCTCCGCGATTGGATTGGCCAGGCAGCACCAAAACAACATTGGTGCCCAACGCTTCAAATTCGC from Roseimaritima ulvae includes these protein-coding regions:
- a CDS encoding ABC transporter permease, which encodes MSFLDTVRIALRALLKNKMRAVLTIIGVVIGIAAVTTIVSIGQGASQLVSGEFEALGTNVVLVLPGQSNRGGVRQSGAPTLTAADADAIGTECPAVLAASPIVGTGGQIIYGNENWNAKEMQGVGADYLTVRNWELEAGAFFSSSDIEANAKVCVIGQTLIPKLFRTVNPLDETIRVNNVPFRVIGILAKKGANVVGEDQDDIVLMPHTTVRKRINGSPMDTVHLIMVSARGTDQMAKATKQIESLLYERHEVAPTDEPDFRVQDTTEIAAALGIITGTLTLMLSAIAGISLLVGGVGIMNIMLVSVTERTREIGIRMAIGARGKDILRQFLIESVVLSCIGGAIGLLLGTAASMGATLLINAYKPGTEWPMVVSIPAAFIAMGFAAFVGVFFGYYPARRASKLDPIDALRYE
- a CDS encoding TolC family protein, whose translation is MDISTYRRLGAGCLLALASTLSVLATAGEPCQPILPEQRCLDIRRPGQICQVPVPLTPRPATVVDPQFDAPSRYLTLNDAINIALTNSEVVRVLGGVTASSSGRTIYDAAITNTTIDQQRAAFDPNLGVNNTWNQIETPSGVFDPLDPTNALIVGSQNEGYGLDVGVSKRNLLGGTSALGVNSNSNRITPGIFPLNPSYRAATELSYTQPLLQGAGRAANQAPIVLARIDTERSYFQYKSAVQQSVQGVIEAYWALVFAKTDLWARTQQVEQAAFANNRAVARVEVGDANAGDLSQTQLALENFRASLLASEANVLQRQAALLNILGLPPYEAQRTVPVTPMLDQKVAVDWIAINEMAQRERPDIIELKLILEADQQRLLLADNQARPQLNGIALYRWNGLEGVTPAGNRVSSGAGDFQDWSLGINFSVPLGLRAERASLRQRRLIIQRDRANLDQGLHNMQHLLALNIRNLDQFFAQYERFQAVRVAARKNLELQLAQYNQGIVQFIVVLQAIVDWGNSVSAEAQALAQYNTELARLELQTGTILQEHNVFFFEERFRSIGPMGRWGEEKCYPRSQPPSNSVVRYEDGTRPSEEYFGLEDPIAKAKDTYQQNRLREDIDLDEDVQFEKVDEDEDGQMSDEEIDKLLEKRSALRTFSDFFRSKLR
- a CDS encoding ABC transporter ATP-binding protein, producing the protein MALIELDDVRRVYDLGEVKVHALRSITRNVELGEYIALIGPSGSGKSTLMNTLGCLDRPTHGSYLLDGEEVVTMNRDQRARIRNRQLGFVFQSFNLLSRTSALENVELPLMYGKKISARERHQRAMEMLDKVGLADRHHHYPSQLSGGQQQRVAIARALVNRPSILMGDEPTGNLDSKTSREVIELFRELNEQQKITVILVTHDQNVARNAKRTIVLRDGEVVEDTEDFTLAKAALEFDPIAAD
- a CDS encoding response regulator transcription factor, whose product is MKQPTVYLLEDDCASRASITQFLHGQRLTVFAFADPGTFLQNYDAEVANCLLLRLRIADTSGSAVARQVASQGYCPPYIVLSEQAGISDAIEAMKNGAMDFLEKPVNPQQLLMRIEQALNEDERRRSNRTIRSSIRSRIQSLSSREREVLKLVMEGCLTKQIAKQLNISTKTVEAHRANIVRKMHVCSFLQVVQMVAIEQTVQNDAPFLAVADSYLQ
- a CDS encoding AAA family ATPase yields the protein MQVWIITEDDALTTRLKASLRGLGIDCPGERITAFQSAGEWTWEASDAPRVCFLAVHSIRPKHLQVLQHLRTVSQLQVVVVSQLADSETTLQIFRAGASDALIWRSDLRDQLAKLMHRLRADQTGTSRSGKMITVVPSGDLGDANLLSVNLAATIARCTGDCGLIDLHLRGGDLATMLKLAPTHTLYALLTQKQGVDESMIEQTLAAHATGIRLLASPKMFSRLNNVHASLCRPILRYLKASRPCTVVNTDDAIHAGQLRALALSDAVLVTTRLDIVSLARAKETLRFLQANHSSHIDLHVVAMRSGHISELPVKAVCKLLEITELVCIPDDPVAITASLNIGNPLVHEYPQSAFATAIQHWAEKLPVLNGLVSCERRESSRLLDQSLKFLGETMWGRRKTDCPQTVTA